Below is a window of Humulus lupulus chromosome 9, drHumLupu1.1, whole genome shotgun sequence DNA.
GGACCTGGTCTATGAAATACTATTTCAGATCGCATGGCAGGTCTCCAAAAACCAGATTTGAGGGTGGTTGGAAGGCATTTGCTGAAGACAATAATTTGAAATTAGGTGTTGTTTGTGCCTTTGTTTTGAGAAAGAGTACGGGGATAATGTTGTTTGAAGTCGTTATTTTTTGTGAAAATGGAGTAACAAATTCCCCTATGTTACCAGGTAAACATGAGCTCTACTTATTCTTTAATAATATTATTGTTGTCCTGATATCATTCCCTAAATAACTTTTCTTTATGAGGCTGTAGAACTTAATGTCATGACAAAAGAAATCCGATCAAGTAAAGTAGAATCTTGTAGCACCATGAAGGAGCAAGCTCTTGAAAGAGCAAGTTGTTCTCAAACTAAAAGGCCATCCTTCACAGTCACTATGCGTGAAGTGTATACAACTGGCCGTTGTAATTTTGTAAGCTTTCCAGTTTATACATGTTAAATTATCAGTTTCTTTTTACTCATAAACTTGGCATCTATTTCCATAGCATATATTTTCTGTCTTCCTTGATGATCAGATTTGTTTAATATTTTCTGTGTTCTTGTTTTTCATTTGGTCAGTGCTTGCCATACAAGTTTGTGGAGAAGTACATTAGTAAGAAAGAATGTGAGGTAAGGCTTTGGGTTTCGGATGGTAGATCTTGGTTTGTCCAATTAAGGGTGAGGCAAAGAAATGTGTTACCCAGAGCTGAATTGTTAAGCCATGGCTGGAAAGCATTCGCACTGGACAATAGTTTGCGAGCGGGTGGTATTTGCACATTTGAACTTACTAACAATGGCAATgaaatttcatttaaagtttccATTGTTAAGATAGTTGATGATGCATGTAACAAGCAAGGTGAGAAATGCTCTTAACTAATATAATTGAATGCAATAGTTATGGTTATAGTATTGACTTACTTACAAGTGTTGTTTTCAGTTGCAAATAAGAGAAGAACAACTACACCATCCAAGCGAAAGA
It encodes the following:
- the LOC133799951 gene encoding B3 domain-containing protein Os03g0620500-like, whose product is MTKEIRSSKVESCSTMKEQALERASCSQTKRPSFTVTMREVYTTGRCNFCLPYKFVEKYISKKECEVRLWVSDGRSWFVQLRVRQRNVLPRAELLSHGWKAFALDNSLRAGGICTFELTNNGNEISFKVSIVKIVDDACNKQVANKRRTTTPSKRKRNPCVKVESSFNYDKANMIPQNLIAKIEQEKIKVEPSDSFMKLISEANIGNQVHYFEEKTQTVMLWVGEKYWYVKLLAYKSDYKFSAGWAAFAKGNSLQPRDVCIFELIKRNQSEMKVYIFRQSGLAQE